A single genomic interval of Planktothrix sp. FACHB-1365 harbors:
- a CDS encoding DAHL domain-containing protein has translation MFLLILAWGISKSFSLDSATYQAYHNTILQLESTEAKLNQEILRDRYELFFSYDLLVQSISQQKLLHYQLQSIPSFVQGKFKQQLLNQLKLQRKLIEQKETRLETFKSKNSALKNSLRYLPFLIEKASPEFQKQSQFKMLEAPLNHLLYDLLLYNLTPDEELKVKIEGQIQNLHTLQQDYSTVEIEFPLELAIAHAEIILQYKPLVDQLTNQLLNISLSDVDQDLEKVYIQSYKTALSQINLYRFLTYIWLLLGILIAGYQFIKNLTKSNQRIAKLNQHISELNEQLQVENFRMVAELNILKQMQNMILPKLEELQTINTLDIAAYMEPADEVGGDYYDILDTDGVITIGIGDVTGHGLESGILMLMTQTAVRTLKETQESDPVKFLTILNRTLYKNIQRMNTDKNLTLSILNYTEGLLMISGQHEEVLVVRREGELQRIDTIDLGFPIGLDEEITQFISKIYMELKPEDGIVLYTDGITEACNIDNQQYGLNRLCEVIRCHWCNSAHQIQNAVIEDLKQFIGNQKQFDDITLLILKRK, from the coding sequence ATGTTTTTACTAATTTTGGCTTGGGGAATTAGTAAAAGTTTTTCTTTAGATTCAGCAACCTATCAAGCCTATCATAACACAATTTTACAATTAGAATCAACCGAGGCAAAATTAAATCAAGAAATTTTGAGAGATAGATATGAACTATTTTTTTCCTATGACCTTTTAGTGCAATCCATATCTCAACAAAAATTATTACACTATCAATTGCAATCCATTCCCAGTTTTGTTCAAGGGAAGTTTAAACAACAACTTTTGAATCAGTTAAAATTACAAAGAAAATTAATCGAGCAAAAAGAAACACGATTAGAAACGTTTAAATCTAAGAATTCTGCACTTAAAAATTCCTTACGTTATCTTCCATTTCTCATCGAAAAAGCCAGTCCAGAATTTCAAAAGCAATCTCAATTTAAAATGTTAGAAGCTCCTCTCAATCATTTGCTATATGATCTATTACTTTACAATCTAACCCCTGATGAAGAACTGAAAGTGAAGATAGAAGGGCAAATTCAAAATCTCCATACTTTACAACAAGATTATTCAACGGTAGAAATAGAATTTCCTTTAGAATTAGCGATCGCTCATGCAGAAATTATTCTTCAGTATAAACCTCTAGTTGATCAGTTAACAAATCAGCTTTTAAATATTTCCTTATCCGACGTGGATCAGGATTTAGAAAAAGTATATATACAATCTTATAAAACAGCTTTAAGTCAAATCAACTTATATCGATTTTTAACTTATATTTGGTTGTTGCTAGGAATATTAATAGCGGGTTATCAATTCATTAAAAATTTAACTAAATCTAACCAAAGAATTGCTAAATTAAATCAACATATTTCAGAATTAAACGAACAACTTCAAGTTGAAAACTTCCGCATGGTTGCAGAACTTAATATCTTAAAACAGATGCAAAATATGATTCTTCCTAAACTCGAAGAACTTCAAACCATTAATACTCTCGATATTGCTGCATATATGGAACCTGCTGATGAAGTGGGAGGAGATTATTATGATATTTTAGACACCGATGGAGTGATTACAATTGGAATTGGCGATGTCACCGGACATGGATTAGAAAGCGGCATTTTAATGTTAATGACACAAACCGCAGTTCGTACCTTAAAAGAAACTCAAGAATCAGATCCCGTAAAATTTCTTACAATTTTAAACCGAACCCTTTATAAAAATATACAACGCATGAATACCGATAAAAATCTAACCCTTTCTATTCTGAATTATACAGAAGGCTTATTAATGATTAGTGGACAACATGAGGAAGTTTTAGTCGTGCGAAGGGAAGGTGAACTCCAACGCATCGACACTATTGATTTAGGTTTCCCCATTGGTTTAGATGAAGAAATTACTCAATTTATTAGTAAGATTTATATGGAATTAAAACCCGAAGATGGGATTGTTCTCTATACCGATGGGATTACTGAAGCCTGTAATATTGATAATCAACAATATGGACTGAATCGCTTGTGTGAAGTTATCCGTTGTCATTGGTGCAATTCGGCTCACCAGATTCAAAATGCTGTGATTGAAGATCTGAAACAATTTATAGGGAATCAAAAACAATTTGATGATATTACCCTTTTAATTTTAAAACGGAAATAA
- a CDS encoding ubiquinol-cytochrome c reductase iron-sulfur subunit, producing MNRRQFFNRLSLGTLATSIPIIIGACSQFLTSSKSPTQTPQSNSEPISQTPADGFIKVGTVEELAQSGQILDLKHQLIVIRNPNTEKLAAFDLNCPHQGCSVGWEPTSKTIICPCHGSRFNSEGGIIQGPTVKPLKAYPARIENQTIFVKLG from the coding sequence ATGAATCGTCGTCAGTTTTTTAATCGCTTAAGTCTGGGTACTTTAGCAACCTCAATTCCTATTATTATTGGGGCTTGTTCTCAATTTTTGACCTCTTCTAAGTCCCCAACCCAAACACCACAATCGAATTCTGAACCGATTTCCCAGACCCCTGCTGATGGATTTATTAAGGTGGGAACCGTAGAAGAATTAGCGCAAAGTGGACAAATTCTTGACCTTAAACATCAGTTAATTGTCATTCGTAATCCTAATACAGAAAAACTAGCAGCATTCGATTTGAATTGCCCTCATCAAGGTTGTTCTGTGGGGTGGGAACCTACTTCTAAAACGATTATTTGTCCTTGTCATGGTTCTCGGTTTAATAGCGAGGGGGGCATTATCCAAGGGCCAACGGTGAAACCGCTAAAAGCTTATCCAGCCCGAATTGAAAATCAAACTATTTTCGTTAAATTGGGTTAA
- a CDS encoding dienelactone hydrolase family protein yields the protein MNILKKYSLFILLVIGILITPVWTILTSAQTPNTLQTQLVEYQQGDTVLEGYLAYDSSHTGKRPGVLVVHEWKGLDEYAKSRTEQLARLGYVAFAADIYGKGIRPQTAEEAKTQATLYRSNRTLLRQRVNAALAELRKQPQTDSERLAAIGYCFGGTTVLELARSGVDIDGVVSFHGGLDSPNPQDGKQIKSKVLVLHGADDPLVSPEDIKAFEKEMREGNVDWQMVSYGRTVHSFTNPKAGNDPSKGTAYNADADRRSFEAMKLFFEEIF from the coding sequence ATGAACATTCTCAAAAAATATTCTTTATTCATTCTTCTCGTCATTGGGATTTTGATCACTCCCGTTTGGACAATCCTCACATCCGCACAAACCCCCAACACGTTACAAACCCAACTCGTCGAATATCAACAAGGTGATACCGTTTTAGAAGGATATTTAGCTTATGATTCTTCACACACGGGGAAACGTCCAGGGGTGTTAGTTGTGCATGAATGGAAAGGGTTAGATGAGTATGCAAAAAGTCGCACGGAACAACTCGCACGCCTCGGTTATGTCGCCTTTGCTGCGGATATTTATGGCAAAGGAATACGACCCCAAACCGCAGAGGAAGCCAAAACTCAAGCCACCCTTTACCGCAGTAACCGGACGTTATTACGACAACGAGTGAATGCCGCATTAGCAGAACTTCGGAAACAACCTCAAACCGATAGTGAACGTTTAGCTGCTATTGGGTATTGTTTTGGCGGAACAACGGTTTTAGAATTAGCAAGAAGCGGTGTAGATATTGATGGAGTAGTCAGTTTTCATGGCGGTTTAGATAGTCCCAATCCCCAGGATGGAAAACAAATTAAAAGCAAAGTTTTAGTGTTACATGGTGCGGATGATCCGTTAGTTTCCCCGGAAGATATTAAGGCATTTGAGAAGGAAATGCGAGAGGGGAATGTGGATTGGCAAATGGTGAGTTATGGGCGAACTGTTCATAGTTTTACGAATCCCAAAGCGGGGAATGATCCCTCTAAAGGAACTGCTTATAATGCAGATGCTGATCGACGTTCATTTGAAGCTATGAAACTGTTTTTTGAGGAAATATTTTAA
- a CDS encoding cytochrome-c peroxidase, with amino-acid sequence MIKIPLKSRFFKTFVLIIIGLICGLLAWFWQSYKPLETAQFVAIPSSNSSQLRKEPIQPIPIHVDLNQQQVQLGRKLFYDVRLSQDNSIACVTCHQFNNGGIDRLVRSIGMAGNEGVINAPTVFNSSYNFKQFWDGRANSLEEQIQEALFSPEMGNASWSELMNKLQQIPSYITEFKEAYPDGMTPTNLKSAIAIFEQSLLTPNSRFDKFLRGDEKSINDQEKEGYRLFKAYGCIACHQGILLGGNMFQNLGLFGDYFKARKPNTSGEKPAITKADLGRYNVTRNLEDLHVFKVPSLRNIVLTQPYFHDGSVTTLDAAIQLMAQYQLGREIPQTDIDLIIQFLNTLTGELPK; translated from the coding sequence ATGATTAAAATCCCATTAAAATCTCGATTTTTTAAAACATTTGTGTTAATTATTATAGGGCTAATCTGTGGACTGCTGGCTTGGTTCTGGCAATCCTATAAACCCCTAGAAACCGCTCAATTTGTTGCTATTCCTTCCTCAAATAGTTCTCAATTGCGGAAAGAACCCATTCAACCGATTCCGATTCATGTAGACCTGAATCAACAACAAGTTCAGTTAGGACGTAAACTATTTTATGATGTTCGTTTATCTCAAGATAATAGTATTGCTTGTGTCACCTGCCATCAATTTAATAATGGAGGCATAGATCGCCTAGTTCGTTCAATTGGAATGGCTGGTAATGAAGGTGTTATTAATGCCCCAACGGTATTTAATAGTAGCTATAATTTTAAGCAATTTTGGGATGGACGTGCTAATAGTTTAGAGGAGCAAATTCAGGAGGCTTTATTTTCTCCAGAAATGGGGAATGCAAGTTGGTCTGAACTGATGAATAAATTGCAACAAATTCCCAGTTATATCACTGAGTTTAAAGAAGCTTATCCTGATGGAATGACACCCACCAATCTCAAATCTGCGATCGCTATTTTTGAACAATCTCTCTTGACACCTAATTCTCGCTTTGATAAATTTTTACGAGGAGATGAAAAGAGTATTAACGATCAAGAAAAGGAAGGATATCGTTTATTTAAAGCCTATGGTTGCATCGCTTGTCATCAAGGGATACTGCTCGGAGGTAATATGTTTCAAAATTTGGGCTTATTTGGAGATTATTTTAAGGCTCGAAAACCGAACACTTCTGGTGAAAAACCTGCCATTACTAAGGCAGATTTAGGTCGATATAATGTTACACGGAACCTAGAGGATCTGCACGTTTTTAAAGTTCCCAGTCTGAGAAATATTGTTTTAACTCAACCCTATTTCCATGACGGTTCTGTTACAACATTAGACGCAGCAATTCAATTGATGGCTCAGTATCAACTGGGTCGTGAAATTCCCCAAACTGACATTGACTTAATCATTCAATTTCTAAATACATTAACAGGTGAGTTACCGAAGTAA